Proteins encoded together in one Apteryx mantelli isolate bAptMan1 chromosome 31, bAptMan1.hap1, whole genome shotgun sequence window:
- the LOC106496342 gene encoding keratin-associated protein 16-1-like encodes MFCQNEYQCKQPCLPPAVFWLRRFPQQKCVDSCGSVCNVQRLTQCVDPCCYGGVTQATTKYVDLCGNVGLTQSARCVDPCSCVGGQYVTTCVDPCCGGVTKCTTTCVDPCCGGVTKCTTRCVDPCCGAVTRGTTKFVDPCCSKVTKCATTCVDPCCGAVTKCTTSCVDPCCGAVTKGITKCVDPCCSKVTKCATTCVDPCCGAVTKCTTSCVDPCCGAVTKGITKCVDPCCSKVTKCATSCVDPCCEEVTKCTATCVDPCCGAVTKCTTKFVDPCCSKVTKCATSCVDPCCEEVTKCTATCVDPCCGAVTKCTTKFVDPCCGKATKCVTKCADPCCSKVTKCTTTCVDPCCGEVTKCTTSCVDPCCGAVTKGITKCVDPCCGKATKCVTKCADPCCSKVTKCTTTCVDPCCEEFTKCTTKCVDPCCGAVTKGITKCVDPCCSKVTKCTTSCVDPCCEEFTKCTTSCVDPCCGAVTKGITKCVDPCCSKVTKCATTCVDPCCGAVTKGITKCVDPCCGAVTKGITKCVDPCCSKVTKCATTCVDPCCEEFTKCTTSCVDPCCGAVTKGITKCVDPCCGKATKCVTKCVDPCCGKMTKCATTCVDPCCEEFTKCTTTCADPCCGAVTECITTCVDPCCSKATKCTTTCADPCCGEVTECTTKCVDPCCGGVQAATKCVDSCGTVSVTQATSQCVDACSPACAPVYAISCADICCRKCKAP; translated from the coding sequence aTGTTTTGCCAAAATGAGTACCAATGCAAACAGCCCTGCCTTCCTCCTGCTGTCTTCTGGCTGAGGAGATTTCCCCAGCAAAAATGTGTGGATTCCTGTGGCTCTGTCTGTAACGTCCAGCGCTTAACTCAGTGCGTGGATCCCTGTTGCTACGGTGGAGTTACTCAGGCCACCACCAAGTATGTGGACCTGTGCGGTAATGTTGGCCTGACACAGTCTGCCAGGTGTGTGGACCCGTGCAGCTGTGTGGGCGGTCAGTACGTGACCACCTGCGTGGATCCATGCTGTGGTGGAGTGACCAAGTGCACCACCACCTGTGTGGATCCATGCTGTGGTGGAGTGACCAAATGCACCACCAGGTGTGTGGATCCGTGCTGTGGAGCTGTGACCAGAGGCACCACCAAGTTTGTGGACCCATGCTGTAGCAAAGTGACCAAGTGTGCCACCACATGTGTGGATCCATGCTGTGGAGCTGTGACCAAATGCACCACCAGCTGTGTGGATCCATGCTGTGGAGCTGTGACCAAAGGCATCACCAAGTGTGTGGACCCATGCTGTAGCAAAGTGACCAAGTGTGCCACCACATGTGTGGATCCATGCTGTGGAGCTGTGACCAAATGCACCACCAGCTGTGTGGATCCATGCTGTGGAGCTGTGACCAAAGGCATCACCAAGTGTGTGGACCCATGCTGTAGCAAAGTGACCAAGTGTGCCACCAGCTGTGTGGATCCGTGCTGTGAGGAAGTCACCAAGTGCACCGCCACCTGCGTGGATCCATGCTGTGGAGCTGTGACCAAATGTACCACCAAGTTTGTGGACCCATGCTGTAGCAAAGTGACCAAGTGTGCCACCAGCTGTGTGGATCCGTGCTGTGAGGAAGTCACCAAGTGCACCGCCACCTGCGTGGATCCATGCTGTGGAGCTGTGACCAAATGTACCACCAAGTTTGTGGATCCATGCTGTGGTAAAGCTACCAAGTGCGTAACCAAGTGTGCGGACCCATGCTGTAGCAAAGTGACCAAGTGCACCACCACATGTGTGGATCCATGCTGTGGAGAAGTGACCAAATGCACCACCAGCTGTGTGGATCCGTGCTGTGGAGCTGTGACCAAAGGCATCACCAAGTGTGTGGATCCATGCTGTGGTAAAGCCACCAAGTGCGTGACCAAGTGTGCGGACCCATGCTGTAGCAAAGTGACCAAGTGCACCACCACATGCGTGGATCCATGCTGTGAGGAGTTCACCAAATGTACCACCAAGTGTGTGGATCCATGCTGTGGAGCTGTGACCAAAGGCATCACCAAGTGTGTGGATCCGTGCTGTAGCAAAGTGACCAAGTGCACCACCTCATGCGTGGATCCGTGCTGTGAGGAGTTCACCAAATGCACCACCAGCTGTGTGGATCCATGCTGTGGAGCTGTGACCAAAGGCATCACCAAGTGTGTGGATCCATGCTGTAGCAAAGTGACCAAGTGTGCCACCACATGCGTGGATCCATGCTGTGGAGCTGTGACCAAAGGCATAACCAAGTGTGTGGATCCATGCTGTGGAGCTGTGACCAAAGGCATCACCAAGTGTGTGGATCCATGCTGTAGCAAAGTGACCAAGTGTGCCACCACATGCGTGGATCCGTGCTGTGAGGAGTTCACCAAATGTACCACCAGCTGTGTGGATCCATGCTGCGGAGCTGTGACCAAAGGCATCACCAAGTGTGTGGATCCATGCTGTGGCAAAGCCACCAAGTGTGTAACCAAGTGTGTGGACCCATGCTGTGGCAAAATGACCAAGTGCGCCACCACATGTGTGGATCCATGCTGCGAGGAATTCACCAAGTGTACCACCACGTGTGCGGATCCGTGCTGTGGAGCTGTGACTGAATGCATCACCACGTGCGTGGACCCATGCTGTAGCAAAGCGACCAAGTGCACCACCACATGTGCCGATCCGTGCTGCGGGGAGGTGACCGAATGCACCACCAAGTGCGTGGACCCATGCTGCGGAGGCGTTCAGGCTGCTACCAAGTGCGTGGATTCCTGCGGCACAGTCAGCGTCACGCAGGCCACCTCCCAGTGCGTGGACGCGTGCAGCCCTGCCTGTGCCCCTGTCTATGCCATCAGCTGTGCAGACATCTGCTGTCGTAAATGCAAGGCTCCTTGA
- the LOC106482321 gene encoding cornulin: MARLQENIISIIAAFYTYAGRDGDCSTLSKEELRQLIQQEFADVIANPHNLETAEKVLCFLDDDSNDRVDFSEFLSLIFRVAKACYKELRQCQRLESGQEPTAQEEAGREQQPAGPHAAERVSHRQQVQEQRANDQVQEAEIPDTHRTQKAETPDREPDTHQADGTEPPEWDLNRGEILDFETAEQNRNTRLAEENGTPEQDPETHQAQETEMPEQRPNDHQAQDAETLENASSSHQVLEMKSAEQNLNCPSETLGKDTSNETQACEAPQQNPSPSEAQKLQLLEQDVSPSKCAEPQETHHDPALRQSHEPEVLEQELSGGDAQFCPAQEQQDDGGQRQPAAEQVARSDPYSCKSQNLQQFFYPWPPQ; the protein is encoded by the exons ATGGCTCGACTCCAAGAAAACATCATCAGCATCATCGCCGCTTTTTATACGTATGCCGGGAGAGATGGGGACTGCAGCACcctgagcaaggaggagctgaggCAGCTCATCCAGCAGGAGTTTGCAGACGTGATAGCG AATCCCCACAACCTGGAAACTGCGGAGAAGGTGCTGTGCTTCCTGGACGACGACAGCAATGACAGGGTTGACTTCAGTGAGTTTCTCAGTCTGATTTTCCGTGTGGCCAAGGCTTGTTACAAGGAGCTCAGGCAGTGCCAGAGACTAGAAAGTGGTCAAGAGCCGACAGCCCaagaggaggcaggcagggagcagcagcCAGCGGGGCCACACGCAGCTGAGAGGGTCTCCCACCGCCAGCAGGTCCAAGAGCAGAGGGCAAACGATCAGGTCCAGGAGGCTGAGATCCCAGACACCCATCGAACCCAGAAGGCTGAGACACCAGATCGGGAGCCAGACACCCATCAGGCTGATGGGACCGAGCCACCAGAATGGGACCTAAACAGAGGTGAGATCCTGGACTTTGAGACtgcagagcagaacagaaatACCCGTCTGGCTGAAGAGAATGGGACACCAGAACAGGACCCAGAAACCCACCAGGCCCAAGAGACCGAGATGCCAGAACAGCGTCCGAACGACCATCAGGCCCAGGATGCTGAGACACTAGAAAATGCCTCGAGCAGCCATCAGGTCCTGGAGATGAAGTCAGCAGAGCAGAACCTGAATTGTCCCTCTGAGACACTGGGAAAAGACACAAGCAATGAGACCCAGGCGTGCGAGGCCCCTCAGCAGAACCCCAGTCCCAGCGAGGCCCAGAAGCTGCAgctcctggagcaggatgtgAGCCCCAGCAAGTGTGCGGAGCCCCAGGAAACACACCATGACCCGGCTCTCCGTCAGAGCCATGAACCCGAGGTGCTGGAGCAGGAGCTCAGCGGTGGTGACGCACAGTTTTGTCCAGCACAAGAGCAGCAAGACGATGGTGGCCAAAGACAACCCGCTGCAGAGCAAGTGGCTAGGTCAGACCCATACTCATGTAAGTCCCAGAATCTTCAGCAATTTTTTTATCCGTGGCCACCACAGTAG